Below is a window of Phoenix dactylifera cultivar Barhee BC4 unplaced genomic scaffold, palm_55x_up_171113_PBpolish2nd_filt_p 000309F, whole genome shotgun sequence DNA.
CATAGTATGGGAGCGTACCAACACTCCATATGTTGAACCATCTACGTATCTTAACATACTGATACAGCAATAGTGTGGCACAGTAGGAGGCCCGGTACTGAGACGGTGTACCTTACTACTTTGCCTATTATCCTTTGCACAGAATGATAGTTCCACATTATCCCAATGACCTAAGGAAACAAATGTCATCAGATTTTATCACATCAAAAAGCAACAGAGGAAAGATAAGTTATACCTTCAAAGAACCAATTCTAATAGCACAGGCTTGTTTCTCATGAGGAGCAGGTGAAGCAGAATCAAAGCATACAGAAGATGAAGGACAATCACCACATGAACAGCCAAGAGAAGGGTCACCACATGAATAAACTGTAACATTCATAGGCTTCATCCTGACTGAATCATTAAGATTTGTTCGAAAGGCTATTGCATATGGTGAACCAGGTTCATTGGGATTTGCCTGATGACCAATAAATGCAAGCCACTCTGGAAAAGCAATCAGAAGCATAAGGTTAAACCAACCATAAATAGAAGCAAGATTTACAATTCCGCCAGTTGAACATAACAAAGAAGCTAGTGAAGATAACAACTTCCCAGGTTTAGAAATTGTTTATCCAGCTAAATGTAAGGGCATAAATCATGATACCAATGCAACGATGGCATGACTTGAGATCAAAGTTATAACACAGCACCGTAAATAGCACATGCTGATACAATAAAATAATGCAGGACCAAGAGAGAACATCCGAAGAGAATAGGTACAAGGGAAATCTTCAACAACTTACTGGTTCAACTCAACAATGAGAACAGTAATATGATCATTTTTACGTTATGTAAGCATTAGCAATAATTGATAGACAATTTAAACCAACATGTTCAAAAGTTAAAAATATCCCTAGGCCAAAGGGCATCCATACTTTTTCTTCTCTTACTCTGCTTAGCTCATTCGGCATGATAGACAAGGCAATTACAAAGATAGATGAACTTTAGGTCCTACTTGCAACCATGCATGAGTTAGACATAAAACCTTGGCACTTCTCACCTTTGTAATTTTGAGCACCTGCACCAACAAAATCCATTGCACGAGTGTTCATAGTCCCAAATTTCACATCCTTGCATGAATTAAATAACTCCTCTACATACTGACTAGTTACATAAAAATCTATGCCATCAACGGTCAAACTGTCATTGACCTGCAACCACATAAGAATGCAATTTAAAAGTATATATATGACTGTACATCGTAGGcagttatttataatttaatcaTAATCCAATATTTATTCCATATATAAATGCCATTCACTTCAAAAAGAAGCGGGTGAGGGAGGAAAAACAGTGCGAACCCAATCTTTAACATCATGAACTGGAACAATAAATTATCACAAAGAACAATCAGATGTTAACTATTAAGTAGTTTATCTACTAGGAAGCCATAACCTTAAATCCTTGTCTACAAATAAACTATGGGTATAAAGAAAAAGGACCTTCATCACAGAAGTCACGTTGATGAAAAGGCTTTGATTTGGAGAGCAAGAGAGCTCgcagaaaagatttaaaaaGTTCCTCAAGCATGCTGGGCATCCCACAAGAAAAGGAATTGCCTGCAAAAGATATCACATGAAAAATAAGTGGGTATTACACAAAAAATaacagcaaaaagaaaaaagaggatcAAAGTATTCAAAAACAACAAAAGACAACTATATAAGTAATATAAGCAATGGACGGAACTTGCAATTAAGCAGTAACCCCAAATtagttcaaaccgaaaggttgCGGATAATCCTAGGTGATGGACTAAAATCAACCCAACAATATTTATCCTCTGAGAAGTCGAATTCTTATCCTACCAAACTGGAACATGACACCAATTTTgataaaaattcagttcaagcaTGTTTCTGTCAATATCAGAACTGATTATTTTGAATGAAGCTATGACTTCAAATAAATCCACTTTTTTCTATAACAATAAAGACAGAAGGAGAGGTAGAATGTGCACCAATTGTGATTTATTCTTACCTGCAAAACTTATTTGGTTATCATCCATAGTTCAAATATTTTAACACAATGCTTATATCTGCCTTTTTTGTATTAAGAACTCTGAATACAAATACATACTGCAAAGCATAGACAACTCAAAGAAATCACACCAACTGATCAAACAAGGGAAGAAGAATATATCAATTGAAGAGGACCGGGAAGTATGCTAGCAGACAATATTCAACATTGAGAGATTGACTTCTCATTTCAGATATATATTGTCATTGCTAAACTAATAGActttaagagaaaaaaaataaaactataatACACGAAGGCAATACTCCAGCCGGTTGGTCTTTGAACTTCGGAAGATGTAATTGTGTTCTTACCAAGGTCAGCGGAACAGATACTGAGCACCGTACTAGTTCTCCGATGGCACTAGGCGGTACGGGACCGCGTCATACCGTgtcagagggagagaggaggcagGCGGACGATGGAGGAGGCTGGTGAAGGGCCGGCGGAGGCAACGGTCGGTTCCCCTATTTCGTTCCCGCCACCCTCCGCCGGCCTCTGCCAGCGTCTGcccgcctccctccctctccatctccctccctcccccgctcgcactctcttttcttctccttcttcggtaCCGGGCAACGATTTTCGTTTTCGTTGCCGGAACTGTACCGGTGAGTCGCCGGTACGGCTCGAAGCCACCGGAACCGTCCGATTCAGAACGATTTCACGAACCCTGCTTCTTAGAATCAGTACCAAAATATGTAATTGGAGGATTTAGTTGGAGATAATTTAATGTAGCCGTGGGCTGAGCTAacccaccaaaaaaaatcaaagtgtaTATACAAAAAggttgttcattttttttttccattcccTGTTGTCTACCTATTATGTTTCCTTGTGATACATATGATCTTGGGTTTTCTGCATATATACCctccaaaatatataaaaatgtatgaataccctcgtaaaatttctatttgcatgtataccctcatcaaatatttattttgcatgtataccttcttttactttcttttttatatatgtacctatactatctaacgccgttaaaaattaaatgatttaaaattaaaatgactaaaatacccttatgggtatacatgcaaaaagaaaacttcatatggatagacatgcaaatagcaactttgcgagggtattcatgcaattacgcatatttaggagggtatacatttcaaaaaaatctaagcaaaaataatcaaaatccaGTAAAGATAATCGTTAATAAAaaagataacaaaataaaattaaatcatgtTAATATCAACTCTTACAGAATAAATCATGTTACTTTTACGAAATTCTCGTCTCAAAAACAAACAACTCAACATTTACAAATcactaaaaatattttactaatctaagcatctataattaatttaaatttgatagcttcaatcttttaaaaataatgacgaatatatagatgtcataaattcaataattataattatatcaaaatcaaatgaagaaTAGAATTACCAAAATGACCACCTAATATTCCAACTTGACTGAGCcaagatcttaaaaaaaaatattaacaatGTGACTCGATTCTTTTTTTGACTTATCAATCCAACTGAATCATAAAAGACTTAGAAAATTTCAGCTGAGTTCTGAcattttttaatgaattttttgaatgtatACCCTTTTAAATATGAAAGTTACTATTTGCGTATATACCCTTATAactttttttgcatatctacccataaggttattgtagtcattttaattttaaaccgtCTATTTTTAACGACGTTAAATAATacaggtacatatgcaaaaaaaaaagaaggatatacatgcaaatagtagttttacgagggtattcatgcaatttttgcatatttagaaGGGAATATATGCAAAAACCCTATGATCTTTTATGACTTAACGTTTTTACTATTTTAGCAGTTTGATGTCCTGAAATAAGATGCAATTCCACCAGAACATGATTTGAAGAATGCTATACCTTGACCTAAGTAGTTCTAGTTCTCTAACATTCATTGATTCTACAACTTGCTAAACTGATCTGCAGTGCAGCAGACATTGCCAGTGATTGTTGGACACAAACTCTGGATCTTCAAGGACAACAACTCATCTGGctgagaaggaaaaaagaaaacattttaCAGATCAAGAGTCCAATCACAGTTTAACTTTATACTACTCAAGGTTACAGATACATtaagacctaataatttaggaaGAAAAGGTTGAACACACATGCAGTAACACCAGCCCACCCACCtttttttatagaaagaaaaagaagactgTTAATTTGTTTTCCTTTCCAGATATTCATGTCAAAATGATAACTTAGCAGCACAAATATAACTATAATCTTGCATACAAATATAAAATGATAACCACAATGTGTTACCAAGTACCTTCATAGAAGGGACATTATAAGGACAGCTCAAAACCTTTCCATCACCGCGGCGTCCACAAATACCATACATGGAACAATACCCTTCTGCATATATCTTTCTGaaggaaaatgataaaatgtttCAAATGCAAAAATAGAATATTGAATTTCTGAAAGAAAATGGACAATGATTATCATAAACGATCAGATTCAAGAAAGGCAATGGAACTTGTAGTTTTGGATGTGACAAAGGAGCTAAAAAGTGCCTATGTAAATGAATGATGATTACTATTAGTTATTGTGGCCAGACACCCATGTCTGCatcaaatctttttcttttttcatcatTGTGTCTTACTTATCTCATATCTCGTTACAAAAGTTTAGATGTTTACTACCTTGAGGGATTCTTTTCTAACAGATATTACAAGACTACCAACAAAAGTGGGACTAGTCAAGCTTCTAAGGCAAATCTATGATCTTTGGCCAGTCAAATGTAAGAAATCTTAGATCACTGTCACTTCAGCAGAACCTGCCCTCCTTCAATCAATGAAAATCCCTATATGTTCAATTTGAATCTAGAACAATAAGAATCATTGATAGCTCAAATGAGCATTAGAAGTCTTTGCTTGTGGCCCTCTGGCTCACTCAAAAACATGGCAGTAAGGACATTTTCTTACACTGCCAGATAACTAAATCTATCAGCTTGACTTTAAAAATACCTTTTTCCTATATGATGGAAGCTAATCAGATGCTTTTTTATGTTAGATTTTGGTCTTTAATATCATACTAGATAGAGGGCATTTCTTTATCTAGTTTAGTACATAGGCTGTAAGATATTTTCAACAGTTTTCCGTTTATTATTgagtaaaaaaaaagggaaagattaaaaaaaatacatgacACTTGACAGGCTGTGGACTACAAAAAGGCCGCTATTGTAGTTTACAAAGACTACAATGAACAACTATGTACAAAAGatttctcaaaaataatattaaacaaaatataatgctcaAATAACTACATGCATTTTGACTAAATATCCacttaatctcaaaaatatgaGGAAATTAATTTTGCTTCTGAGTTGTACTAAAAGATGAAGGAAAAAATTTGAATTCAGTAGGCAAAGCTTCAAAATTACCAAGTTTAATGATTCCTCAAAAAACTGAAGTTGACAAaagtatattatatataaatgtTATATCTTTGCAATACAAAAAAATAGTTCACTTAAATTTCCATTATATAAAAATGTTTCTTTCACTTGAATTTATCCCTTTATGGAACAGGCATTCAAATTTAACTAGTCATGCTAAACATGCTGAACTCAAAATTATTTGTCCGAAGCACCAGATGCAGAAGCAGACAAAAAAAGGAACTTCCTGAACCAGAACTAGCCAAAAAAATTGTACTAGTTTTTCGGGTGCTTCTATAGGCTGGTATAGCCTTCAGCATTCTAATTGGATAGATTTACTAGTTTCTTGAGAAATGATGTTCCTGGTTCAATGGAATCAGTCATTGTCCTGCTCAGAAATAATTCACCACTCTTTCTCTAGCTAAGAAAGTAAAGTCTAAACcatcaacaaaaaataaaaagaaagaaagaatgaaactaTTGCATATCGCAACTAACCCAAGCAATGGAAACATAAGAACATTTTGCTCATGCCAGATATGTAGCCAGATATAATGTAAAATTAGAATTTGTAAACCTGAAGCAGACctatcaaatgaaacaatagctGAAGGCCTACATTTAAAATTTGTTTACCCAAATGGACATTATAAATCATGATCTGTCAAGAGAATGCCCTTACACTGTTGTAGCATTGGACTGCTGAGCACCTGTTGGAGGCACAAGAGTGATCGCACATTCAAatacgagattgcaactttcAAAAAGAGTGACAGAATGCTCAAAGCAATTTTAAATTATGTACAAGCAAAAACATTTTCTGAAACTACAGAGAGATAACATTTATGTAAGATTTGTCTCGGATGTTGCACCTGGACATTCAATTAACCCCAACCCAACTCACCCCCTCCCCCCAGGACGACTCTTCCTCCATTTTAAATCAGCAAAGGTAAGATGACAAATTAAAAGTAGGCACTCGATCACAGAATTTTCATTTCCAAATAGAGTCGCAGCCTTTAATTTTGATGAATAAATAACGACATTACCACCTTGAACAACCTTTATATCAGCACTAACCAGTTTGTATGGGCAACACTTTTTTGTCACAACAAACCATCCTAATAAAGGTGCCATGACTTGTGGACTATGTTCATTGATATAAATTCCTAAGTAAACAGATGAGGTTTGTTCCAAGACTGAACCATCAAAAACAGATTGCCCTAACATAATCAATCCACATGAAGGATGGGGAATACGACTTTATGCGGcaaaaaaaataactaaaaaagCCACTTTtatttgtcacgccccgagcccgaggtgcggcagacgccgcacgcccgacggcgggccgcacgggcacgcaaggcagcagatcatatcaaagcagatacagctattcaaagatgactaattatttaaattgttcaaaagcggtcttacaatttcaaaatagcatatgccaacatagttcaaatgtccaaactaatttAACTAAATGCCCATAATCGAAGAAATCATCcgaaaaatctaacgcactccccaatcccgtgcgatcagccttggatctgaaaaacagaagaaaataaaaataatgagctacactagcccagtaagcacaaaataccccaaagtggggtcagagcatatcagatcaaaacacggataatgactggaatatcataaataacatcgttttactgttttcaaaacttattatcatttttccaaaaactcagataccagaatctcaacatgataggctacggccacgtaacccagtggcatgggttgcacagagtgccagaaaccactattgttagtcaccggtggaaaaggtgtccagaaaccactattctaatcatccggtggcgcggtgtcgaaaccggttcctcacagattacaagtcgacaggtccaacgtataatctccattggcggggccagaacagaacagaacagatcatagccatgctgagaatacatatatataaagacagatttcataaatttcccaatcatagtttacggatttcagagcatacaacataatttttaaataaaatttaacatgcctgacccattttacagaatacaaaacattcatcaaaatttaatctatttatcaaataatttggaaattacacttgaagtattaagttacttcttctcgcttaatccctACTTCAATAGGCGATCAGGTTCacctatttaatttaattaattccttgttaataTCAGAACTTtgcaaaatccaaaaataatactattggacacgcCCAACAGGGcctagagttggcccataatgggcatggcccgatagggcccatatcggcACGGTCCAATGGCCCACATAGACCCAGCTAAATAGagcccccaaggttggcttctaattggttcgtttatgcaataaaattattgcagggactaatacttaattccAGGTACTATTCTATAAAGCTTGAGTGGACTAAATAAATATGTTGGGGACCATTATATAATAAATCTTttctatagggatcaaatacaaattacagagGACcctttgtgaaataatatactgccaagggcttaactgcaaaatttcatttattgccaaaatgggttcgggtttcgggttcgggttccgggctcggatctgaactgggcccaagttgggcccacaagggtactgcccaactgggcccaaccggactgggcccaagttgggcctgcagcGGACTaagcccaagttgggcctgcagtggACTGGGCCCAGCGGCCCATCAAAGTGCTCACGGCCCACAATGGGCCTTCTTCCTTCCCGATCTCCCCAAAGAGGAAACTGCTCAAACACATGAAGGTTATCCAAATGTATCGGTGTTTAAGTGAAAATCATAATATTAATAGCTAGCACTACTCAAATCAAGAATGAAAGAGAAATTTGAAAAAGAATTCCAACAACAAACTTTCCCCAACATTCGCTTAATCATTGCTTTCTTCCATTCTATCTTTTCTCACCAACCAGTCAATGCTGTCATGCTTAATATACCAAAAAGTTACTGTCCAAGAACTCAGAATCCTCAACTCAAAACTCCTTAAAGACATCAAGAGTACCCAGATTTTACATCAGTT
It encodes the following:
- the LOC120105548 gene encoding NPC1-like intracellular cholesterol transporter 1, whose amino-acid sequence is MYGICGRRGDGKVLSCPYNVPSMKAIPFLVGCPACLRNFLNQSLFINVTSVMKVNDSLTVDGIDFYVTSQYVEELFNSCKDVKFGTMNTRAMDFVGAGAQNYKEWLAFIGHQANPNEPGSPYAIAFRTNLNDSVRMKPMNVTVYSCGDPSLGCSCGDCPSSSVCFDSASPAPHEKQACAIRIGSLKVIGIMWNYHSVQRIIGKVVKCLDVSLAILYFLLVSAFSVWCWLHRKQERTGPSTTKTLVNVMGENELLSVNKQEISTQVTQIQRLDRTGLGSALDFSMISSIMGILVKLVWTFELCWHMLF